A region of the Acanthopagrus latus isolate v.2019 chromosome 18, fAcaLat1.1, whole genome shotgun sequence genome:
TGGGCCTGTCGGTGCCTTCTGGACTTGGACGCCTCCTGGCAGCTTCCGTAGCTCTTCTTCTTGATGGAGGCCAGGAGCTGGGCCCTGCTGCTGGACTCTCTCTCAGCTCgatcctcctcatcatcttcatcgcTGGAGCTCCTGTCTTTGTTCTCCTGTGAGAAAGTCTTCTGCTGCCAGGTGATGAACTCTGACACGCACTTCTCCAGGCTGGTGGTTAAGTCTCGATGGGTCATGGTGACCTTGGAGCCGACCTCCACCGTAGCCTCCTTCATCTTCTCGTAGCAGCTCTGGATGTTActcacctcctccagggtgTCCGCAGTCATGAGCTCTTGGACAGCTGTGGTCCTCCCAAGAAACTCTGCGCACACAGGCTCTCTCTTTGGTTTCCTCTGCTTCTGGAAGGTGAGGAAATGTGGCATGGCGGTGTAGTGTATGGCTTTGTTTGCCACAAGCTTCTGATATATGTAGACAACATCCTGATGTCCAGCAGCAACAGAGTCCTTGAGAAACTTCTGAACCTGATCCCAGTCTCTCAGAGCGAGTCTGATATTCACAGGTGGAACAGTAGGTTGGACGTGGTAAAAACCAAACATCAGATACAAGCCTCCCACTCTGATCTGGTAGCTGTATGGAGGCAGGAAGTACTTTACAGCTGTGGCCAGTGCTATTCTGAGGAATCTCTTCATTTCAGCCGCACGGATGATTCCTAAAAACACATCCGAGAAGCCCATCTCCCTCCAAATGGCTGAAAACTGCTCATACCTGACTGAGTCAGTCTGCTGGAAACGAGCCAGTAGTTCTTCCACATCTTCCGTCAGAGGACTGTAGAAGAATTCAGAGTAAATAGGTGCCAAACGAGGCATCTCCTCCACAAATCATAACAGTGAAAGCGGCAGTTGTCTGAAGGAGCTATGAAAGCTTTCAAGGCAGGTGAGGCTCGTCATTGGCTGATTGGATAATAACCACGCCCACAAAAGGTGGAAGGAGCGATTAACCGATCAAACTCTGCAGTCAAGtcaaaagaaaatactgaaatagGCAATTAAGAGGAGTTCATTTAATTGCAGTCAGAGCAGTAGTTGTATTTCTCTGTGCATCACTGGAACAAAtgcacacaatgttttttttttacacaaaaatagaaatattttcATGCATAACATTTGCTGATTAGCATAAAGGACCAAATAGTTAAGAATTTGTTGTAAACATTcgctgtttactgtatttgtgaaatgttgtcttGTTTCTTAAATGTAGTCAGCTGTAACAGTgtattcaaacagctgctattTGTGTCCAGGCAAGACACACTAATGACACAGAAGCAGACGAACCAACCATTTTTACTAGGAAAACACTAATTAATGTtgtatttaatgctgaatttacaagaggGCATAAACGATTAAGAATGTGTGACAGACAGCGTTTTATAATGTTCATAAAGTACgtcctaactcaacaactctaAAAATTGACtgatttgtaagggagtctggtgactttgtCCACGTCAGCAACGAAAAGCCATACTTGCATTTAACAATTGCTGAAATAACAAGGAGGCCCAAATAGTTAAGATTTTattgaaaacagtgtttcacaaagttgcTAAGTTTCTCTTAACTGAACAAATTACAAAACTGAGCAATTTCTTAAGCAAGTCTGGGGATTTCACAGGAGAGAATGCAGTTGTCCACAGGCCTATTTACTAGATTTGATGTtaataaaatgtcttctgtcATGAAGACACACTtgagacacagaagcagactgGACAGTGGTGCCgaaacaaacaagacaatttTACAAGGAGAGAAATATCTTAAGGTATTTCAGTTAATGCCGAATGATTTAGACTTAATCGTAAGTAGCGTTTTACAACGTTTATCAAGTTTCTATCAATGTGACTCTAAAAATTTCCCATTTTTCCAGGGGGAGTCTGGTGAATTTCTCCACTTCGACATAAAAGACGCCAATACATTCGTATAACATTTCACTGAACTGACAAGGAGCCCCAAACCGTTAAAATGTGTTGTAGACAGCATTTGGCAAAAATATAGCTTTTCTTCTACAACccctaataaaaaaaaactgagtgatttCTTAAGAGAGTCTGGGAATTTTCTCCACATCATGTTCAAAAAACAGAAGCTATTTTATCAATTCAGATTAAAATGTGATAGGAAACACAGAGGTCACATGTTGCTGTAAAGACGTTTTATTAAGACTTAACAAAATGGGACACCTGTTTGGTCTATCACTTCCTGAAACATGCAGCTGACAAAATTTAAATCAAGAATGAAATCCTTTAGCTTGAATTGAAACCAAAACAgggactgaaaaataaatatctagCATTGCATCTTTGCAGCTGACTGAAAGTAAAGGGACATTTAGGATGTATGAATGACGTGTGACATCCTACTATGCAGACATAAGAAACATTAAGGACAGTTACTTTGCAAAAGCAGCACTATCGTTAGACCTTATCTGTGGTCGTATCTAAATGAAAACGAAAGGTCCCACAAAATGGCTTTCATGTCAAGAGGGTCATGATTTCAAGGATTTAATTAAAACTTTATTGAACAGAAGTTTCCTGAATCAAAAATCTATGATTGCATTTTATTACAGAATTGTACAGATGTAAACTTGGCATATAATGATAAAACCATACAGCCAATAACACCATGTAACAGTACAGAAAAGACATGTTTCCATTCTCTGGGCCTtccattaaaaaacattaagtgGCAAtatcttcattttcttcttttgactGTGGTCTTAAAAGGTCACATgtcaaaacaaagtaaaaactaTTTAAGATACCTTCTTTTGCAGAGCAACAAAGTTAATTTGAGCATATCTGTCCTTTAAATATGCTCTCCTCTGtacttcaaaaaacaaattaatgacaGAGGATCAAAGGGGAACTTTTGGTTTCATGTTAAAGTGAAAGGCCAGACCGAAAAATAGGTGAAactcaacacaaaaaaatgtgaaaagcttATGATTTCTTGGCGATGTCTCAGCCACAGACATCAGTGTATACTCTGTTCCCTCCACTTGCGTGCCGCTTCCCCCCCAACTACCAGACgccttttcctcctttcttcttcttctgtggtgccTTCTTGCGCGTGGCCCCCGAGGCTGCAGGTTTCTGCTGTCGAGGCGGGACCACGTTGCTGGCAGGAGCTGTAGATGCGCCAGAGGCAGAGCCTGGTCTAGGGGAGGTAGGGGGGCTGCTGGCCGTCTTACTGGCATCACTGGAACAGAGGGAGAGCCGAAAATCAGACATGAGAGATCAACCTaaaggaaatgtctcttcattCTACAAATATTAAGCACTgttaaacttttaaaacaagttgaTATGCAATGTTTGGAAAACTTGTACAATGTGTATATCAGTACCCAGCAAGTGATTAAAAGGAATTAAGGATGTAACTAACAATTATATTCATTGTCAactaatctgttgattattttctcgatGAATTGATTAGTTGTTCGGTCCATAAATTGTCAGAAATATGaggatcagtgtttcccaaagcacAAGAGGACATCCtctaatgtcttgttttgtccacaacccaaagatattcagtttagcATCATAGAGGAGAAGcgaaaccagaaaatattcacatttaagaagctggaatcataATGTTGACTGTTTCAGGAatgactcaaactgattaattgattagcaAAATACTTGACCAATAATTTAAATAGTTTGCAACTAAGTGATTAATCACTGTAGCTctaaaaggaatagtttgacatttaaaaaaaaaaaaagattacttgtagagagttagatgagaggagCTAATTTTCCTTGATCCCATTTTCCAACTCTGAGCAAAATAGCTAATTTCTCAAATTAACAACTGACTGTTTTACAATTGTTCCCTTAATATTGATAATGCAAATCAATAAACAGCAATTTATGGGGGGAACTACTGGATGTTTTGCATATACATATGCTTCCTATTCATTTTGCAGGTAAGATATGTCATATCAAAATGATCAGTACAAGCTAGGGGTGACATGATATTTCCAGCACATATGGCTATGCAATTGTGACATGATCACATCTGGATTTGTaaacatcagatcagatcaggtTTTATGCCCGACAACTGTCATTTACAAAtacttcattaaaaagaaaagggtatTTCACAACAGCTTGAATTTGGTGGCCTTTTGCGAGTTAGAGTTAgacaagtaaaaaataaatattcaccaaaaataaagattccgGAGGTCAACAACACTTCAGTGATGCTACAATAAAAGATAGAAGGCCAGTTTCTTAAATCTGTCCCAAGAATGCCCTCTTCCTTAAATCAATaaagagaaaagtaaaaagaagatAAACTAAAGGTCTCTGCAAACCCTCATAGAGGCAGGCTCTCTTTCCCAAATGTAGAGGCATTTCTGATAGTCCTAACATGCGGGTTTAAACTTTGGCTGAGACtgagtattttttattttggcctAAATAACACAGAAGCTGCTTCTCCTGCACAGCAGCTGGACAGTTCCACTGAGGATTCACTGGCagggaaacaaaaggacaaTCTTAGGGTGCTTTTCCTCCATTAGTGGAGAAAATTACTATGGTTCAATTACAGGAAATTGCACCCAGACAGCTCTACTCGCAGGTGACGCACATATGTGACTCCAGAGTTTACTCACAGCTCGGCTGAAGCTCCTGCTGTCGCTCCCTGTGTGCCCTTTCCGATCTGCTCCTTCTTCTTGCCCTTCTTCTTGCCTCTGTAGTAGGAACGCTCCCTCATGGGCAGCCACCTCTCAGGGTCAGGGGTCGCTTTGGGGTCACAGTTTTTGGGCAGCTTGCCTGAAAAGAAGATCAGAAGGCAACATGAAGAGAATACTCAACTCAGCAAAGTAAGCATAGAGCTTAAGTAAAGACATGAGGTGAATCCCTGGTCAGAACTCCAGTATCTACAGAGCCTATAAAGATTAACCCCCTTGGATGTTTTCCCCCCCACaatcactacacacacacaggctctttTTCGCAAAACTGCTTAAGTCAGGTTGCACAGAGCATGACAGCCCTTTTCAAGTCCAGCAACAAATTCTGTCTAGGATCATGGTCTGGGCTTTGACTCTGCCACTCCAGAACATTCACCTTGTTATCCTTAAAACATTTATGTGGAGCTCTTGCTCTTTGTTCCGGGTCACTGTCTTGCTGCAAAAGAAATCTTCTCCCAAGTCGTAGTTCTCTTGCAGACTGAATCAGATTGTCCTCCAGGAGCTCACTACATTTTGCTGCATTATTTACCCTCTATATTTAAAAGTCCGCCAGGGCCTACTGCAGAGAAGCATCCCCACATCATGATGCTGCAACCACCATGCTTCATGGTGGGAATGTGCAGTGTTTGTTGTCTGCCAACAAACAAGATTTTATCAGGAATGGCttaccttttttcttcttcctcttctttttgaTCTCGCCTTGGCTGTGAAGACAAATTTTTGCATAAATAAGTTGATGATGTACCCTACCATGTTATATTCTCGACAAAAAATCCAAGATGTTACATTAAGAAAAAGTTGTGATCATCATAAAGCTGATATGGAAGACAGTGAGGAGGGTTTACCCTTGTTCTTTGGGAAGGTTTTCTCCTGTGACCTTTGCAGCTTTTTTCCTAACATAGGTCGCTCCGTGAGAGTTCTCCAGCTCGTCCACGTCCACATTGAAGGCCATTGTGTCTGCAGACGGTAGGTGTTTGCTGAGGCTGGAGAGAAATGCTAAGGAAGTAGcgcatttaaaatgtgcactTTCATAAAATCATCAGTCCTAGCCTTGCCTTCTACCTGTAAGCTTTTCATTCATTGCAGCCAAATATTTTTTGTCGGAGGAAAGTTAAATTCGTCTTAACGTTAGTATGGATAATCCAagcatacacatatatatgtatgtatgtatgacagAGGATATATTGTCACTAAATTTCCATACTCAGAATTATCCAtcaattggggaaaaaaatgttttgcctaAAACGATAAATTAAG
Encoded here:
- the LOC119006880 gene encoding snRNA-activating protein complex subunit 1-like, which translates into the protein MPRLAPIYSEFFYSPLTEDVEELLARFQQTDSVRYEQFSAIWREMGFSDVFLGIIRAAEMKRFLRIALATAVKYFLPPYSYQIRVGGLYLMFGFYHVQPTVPPVNIRLALRDWDQVQKFLKDSVAAGHQDVVYIYQKLVANKAIHYTAMPHFLTFQKQRKPKREPVCAEFLGRTTAVQELMTADTLEEVSNIQSCYEKMKEATVEVGSKVTMTHRDLTTSLEKCVSEFITWQQKTFSQENKDRSSSDEDDEEDRAERESSSRAQLLASIKKKSYGSCQEASKSRRHRQAQLVESSSSGPEQAQEAAPQKKKPPSLRARTWESLGRIKEESTLQSWLLSAPEQGYRSLIKRMNQAAPFKPA